The Streptomyces sp. P9-A4 genome contains a region encoding:
- a CDS encoding ThuA domain-containing protein codes for MPTPDVLIYTRTAGYRHDSIPDGAVALTELARELGHPAEITEDPGAFTPGRLARCAVVVLLSTTGNVLTAEGRTAFESYLRGGGALLAVHAAANAEPDWPFYGRLLGTRFAGHPEIQRATVLVDAHDHPATAPLPERWTWTDEWYNFTSDPREGEVPGVRVLARADETTYRGGTHGEDHPLVWCRRLDRGRVFFTALGHAPETYRTPLFRAHLKGALTWLTT; via the coding sequence GTGCCCACACCTGACGTCCTGATCTACACCCGCACCGCCGGCTACCGCCACGACTCGATCCCGGACGGCGCCGTCGCGCTCACGGAGCTGGCGCGGGAACTCGGACACCCGGCCGAGATCACCGAGGACCCGGGCGCCTTCACCCCGGGGCGACTGGCCCGGTGCGCGGTCGTCGTGCTGCTGTCCACGACCGGGAACGTCCTGACCGCCGAAGGGCGTACCGCGTTCGAGTCGTACCTGAGGGGCGGCGGCGCGCTGCTCGCCGTGCACGCGGCGGCCAACGCCGAGCCGGACTGGCCCTTCTACGGCCGACTCCTTGGCACCCGCTTCGCCGGCCACCCGGAGATCCAGCGCGCAACGGTACTGGTCGACGCCCACGACCACCCGGCGACAGCCCCGCTCCCGGAACGCTGGACCTGGACGGACGAGTGGTACAACTTCACGTCCGACCCCAGGGAGGGCGAAGTCCCGGGCGTACGGGTCCTCGCCCGAGCCGACGAGACCACCTACCGGGGCGGCACCCACGGCGAGGACCACCCACTCGTCTGGTGCCGGCGACTGGACCGGGGCCGCGTCTTCTTCACGGCCCTGGGCCACGCCCCGGAAACCTACCGAACCCCACTCTTCCGAGCCCACTTGAAGGGCGCCCTGACCTGGCTGACGACCTAG
- a CDS encoding streptophobe family protein: protein MGRVSSRPSTPSSPPPAATTGGQLARIGLQALAAVVAGYLAMGVVAALGLWAAGAGDLPGGFTAILAAVVVLASGGKVELAGDAGSLAGAQAALTAMPLTVTLVGALVTGFCFLRPLRHHAVTTSRELGFRAASTVVLWLAGLAGLSAFARHDFPITLPGGDTQGALMDLFGKLLDAVNPTVGFRTDLGPTLFYGLLWILGVLVIALLVSRSTPLPARLVRYQEPVRPAAHAMLLLVLAYVAVGLVIGLVVAATKGHTAETFAVLLLGLPNVSWLALGVGIGGSWEGTVNGPFGLPMPQILDAVLRQGGGTRENPDLSTVDLGSLAAQDGRAWWLLPVAAVLVLAVAFVAAVRSPARVRPWQHALHLGIAFALTMLVVTPLTLVEAHFGLSVLGIGELESLGGEVVLRPHVWKTAGFALLWGLAFGFVGSLLASRVRRKGEVESGGGGK from the coding sequence GTGGGCAGGGTGAGCAGTCGGCCCTCCACCCCCAGCTCCCCACCGCCCGCCGCGACCACCGGCGGCCAACTCGCCCGCATCGGCCTCCAGGCCCTGGCGGCGGTGGTCGCCGGCTATCTCGCCATGGGCGTCGTCGCGGCCCTCGGCCTCTGGGCCGCGGGCGCCGGTGACCTGCCCGGCGGCTTCACCGCGATCCTGGCCGCGGTCGTCGTCCTGGCCTCGGGCGGCAAGGTCGAACTCGCCGGCGACGCCGGGTCCCTCGCCGGAGCCCAGGCCGCGCTGACCGCCATGCCCCTCACCGTCACCCTGGTGGGCGCACTGGTCACCGGATTCTGCTTCCTGCGCCCCCTGCGCCACCACGCCGTCACGACCTCCCGCGAACTCGGCTTCCGCGCCGCGAGCACTGTCGTCCTCTGGCTGGCGGGCCTCGCGGGCCTCTCCGCGTTCGCCCGGCACGACTTCCCGATCACCCTGCCCGGCGGCGACACGCAGGGGGCCCTCATGGACCTCTTCGGCAAGCTCCTCGACGCCGTGAACCCCACCGTCGGCTTCCGCACCGACCTCGGACCCACCCTGTTCTACGGGCTCCTGTGGATCCTCGGCGTCCTCGTCATCGCCCTGCTGGTCTCGCGCAGCACCCCGCTGCCGGCCCGGCTCGTCCGTTACCAGGAACCCGTCCGGCCCGCCGCCCACGCGATGCTTCTCCTGGTCCTCGCGTACGTGGCCGTGGGCCTGGTCATCGGCCTGGTCGTCGCGGCGACCAAGGGGCACACCGCGGAGACCTTCGCCGTCCTCCTGCTCGGACTGCCCAACGTCTCCTGGCTCGCCCTCGGCGTCGGCATCGGCGGCTCCTGGGAGGGCACGGTCAACGGCCCCTTCGGGCTGCCCATGCCCCAGATCCTCGACGCCGTCCTGCGGCAGGGCGGCGGCACGCGTGAGAACCCCGACCTCTCGACCGTCGACCTCGGCTCACTGGCCGCGCAGGACGGCCGGGCCTGGTGGCTGCTCCCCGTCGCCGCCGTCCTCGTCCTCGCCGTGGCCTTCGTGGCGGCCGTACGCTCCCCGGCCCGGGTCCGGCCGTGGCAGCACGCGCTGCACCTCGGCATCGCATTCGCGCTGACCATGCTGGTCGTCACCCCGCTCACCCTGGTCGAGGCGCACTTCGGACTCTCGGTGCTCGGCATCGGCGAACTCGAATCGCTCGGCGGGGAGGTGGTGCTGCGCCCGCACGTGTGGAAGACGGCCGGTTTCGCCCTTCTCTGGGGCCTCGCCTTCGGCTTCGTGGGCAGCCTGCTGGCCTCGCGGGTGCGCCGTAAGGGCGAGGTGGAGAGCGGCGGAGGCGGGAAGTAG
- the yczR gene encoding MocR-like transcription factor YczR, whose product MAMARVVRTVDRTLTGRQLASLLTPPPDGRFGYRELARAVREALLDGRVALGLRLPAERELATVLAVSRTTVTGAYDLLRESGYAHSRRGAGTWTALPDGQAPTALRAFHDDTGTTVDLALAAPEAPADELSTALTAAAAELPRYAGSQGYHPYGLPALRAAVAERYTARGLPTLPEQILVTTGAQQALSLVLTLLGRPGDRVLAENPSYTNALDAMRSRMLRITPVPVTEAGWDTGLVDAALRQTAPRLAYLIPDFHNPTGHLMPQEQRRDLARAARSTGTWLVVDETLTDIALDVPAPLPFAATAAGGDGEQIVSVGSLSKSCWGGLRVGWVRAASRVVTELARVRITADLSGSVLDQLVAVALMDRLDVILPRRVEELRLRRDALTSALARHVPEWRWTVPPGGMCLWIDLGRPVASGLATRALRHGVRVEGGARFGVDPGTHEHRLRLPYTLPAEVYEPAAERLASALDGAPGRFAAPALPDWVA is encoded by the coding sequence ATGGCAATGGCACGCGTGGTCCGCACCGTGGACCGCACTCTTACGGGCCGCCAGCTCGCGTCGCTGCTCACCCCGCCCCCCGACGGCCGCTTCGGCTACCGGGAGCTCGCACGGGCGGTGCGCGAGGCGCTGCTCGACGGGCGCGTGGCGCTGGGCCTGCGACTGCCCGCCGAGCGGGAACTCGCCACCGTGCTCGCTGTCAGCAGGACGACGGTGACCGGCGCGTACGACCTGCTCCGGGAGAGCGGTTACGCGCACAGCCGGCGCGGCGCGGGTACCTGGACCGCGCTCCCCGACGGGCAGGCGCCGACCGCGCTCCGCGCCTTCCACGACGACACCGGAACCACCGTCGACCTCGCCCTGGCCGCGCCCGAGGCCCCGGCGGACGAGCTGTCCACCGCGCTCACCGCCGCCGCGGCCGAGCTGCCCCGCTACGCGGGCTCGCAGGGCTACCACCCGTACGGGCTGCCCGCGCTGCGCGCCGCCGTCGCCGAGCGCTACACCGCGCGCGGGCTGCCGACCCTGCCGGAACAGATCCTCGTCACCACGGGCGCCCAGCAGGCGCTCTCGCTGGTGCTCACGCTGCTGGGCCGGCCCGGCGACCGGGTGCTCGCCGAGAACCCCTCGTACACCAACGCCCTCGACGCGATGCGGAGCCGAATGCTCCGCATCACCCCGGTGCCGGTCACGGAGGCCGGCTGGGACACCGGGCTCGTGGACGCCGCGCTCCGGCAGACCGCGCCGCGCCTGGCCTATCTGATCCCGGACTTCCACAATCCGACCGGGCACCTGATGCCGCAGGAACAGCGCCGCGACCTGGCGCGCGCCGCGCGGTCCACCGGGACCTGGCTGGTGGTGGACGAGACGCTGACGGACATCGCCCTGGACGTGCCCGCGCCGCTGCCCTTCGCGGCGACCGCCGCCGGCGGGGACGGCGAGCAGATCGTCTCCGTCGGCTCACTGAGCAAGAGCTGCTGGGGCGGACTCCGGGTCGGCTGGGTACGGGCCGCGTCCCGGGTCGTGACCGAGCTGGCCAGGGTACGGATCACCGCCGACCTGTCCGGTTCGGTACTCGACCAGCTGGTGGCCGTCGCCCTGATGGACCGGCTCGACGTGATCCTGCCGCGCCGCGTCGAGGAGCTGCGGCTGCGCCGCGACGCCCTGACCTCGGCCCTGGCCCGCCATGTGCCGGAATGGCGCTGGACGGTGCCGCCGGGCGGGATGTGCCTGTGGATCGACCTGGGCCGGCCGGTCGCCTCGGGCCTCGCCACGCGCGCGCTACGGCACGGGGTGCGGGTCGAGGGCGGCGCCCGGTTCGGTGTGGACCCCGGTACGCACGAGCACCGGCTCCGCCTCCCGTACACGCTGCCGGCGGAGGTGTACGAACCGGCGGCGGAACGGCTCGCGTCGGCCCTCGACGGCGCCCCGGGCCGCTTCGCCGCCCCCGCGCTCCCGGACTGGGTGGCCTGA
- a CDS encoding TetR/AcrR family transcriptional regulator, whose protein sequence is MPKGVTRRRPRTRAALLKAALETFAEHGFHATTIEQICERAGYTRGAYYSNFASKEELFLALFDEHSDRTVRRLAESIDGLTAEEYTLTRLAELAARVEPDERDWYLVTTEFTLHAIRDPQAAWVLARHDERLRAEIARGLTLVLRRAGRELTVDADRFARLLIALREGGLAQSYVEPEELPPGSLERQFLAPLLEASTREVPGGPTPKGQPNRSGSDAVI, encoded by the coding sequence GTGCCGAAAGGTGTCACCAGGCGGCGGCCCCGGACCCGCGCGGCGCTTCTGAAGGCCGCCCTGGAGACCTTCGCCGAGCACGGCTTCCACGCGACGACGATCGAGCAGATCTGCGAGCGCGCCGGATACACGCGGGGCGCGTACTACTCGAACTTCGCGAGCAAGGAAGAGCTCTTCCTCGCCCTGTTCGACGAGCACAGCGACCGGACGGTGCGGAGGCTCGCGGAGTCGATCGACGGGCTGACGGCGGAGGAGTACACCCTGACCCGGCTCGCGGAACTCGCCGCCCGCGTCGAACCGGACGAGCGGGACTGGTACCTGGTCACCACGGAGTTCACCCTGCACGCGATCCGTGACCCGCAGGCCGCGTGGGTGCTGGCGCGCCACGACGAGCGGCTGCGGGCCGAGATCGCCCGCGGCCTCACCCTCGTCCTGCGCCGGGCCGGACGCGAACTGACCGTGGACGCCGACCGGTTCGCGCGGCTCCTGATCGCCCTGCGGGAGGGCGGACTCGCGCAGAGCTATGTGGAACCGGAGGAGCTGCCACCCGGCAGTCTGGAACGGCAGTTCCTCGCGCCGCTCCTCGAAGCGTCCACGAGGGAGGTCCCGGGCGGCCCGACCCCGAAGGGTCAGCCGAACAGATCCGGGTCGGACGCGGTGATCTGA
- a CDS encoding DUF6777 domain-containing protein has protein sequence MTSHPPSGPPSVPPTGPPSGPLSGPSTRPGTAGPPPPPGPPHDGSGGGDGSGGGSSGGGPGSGGGTPGGPGGADGNGPGAGGNGGHGKGPWWRSVPKVASVTAVLVAVAALAVVLANRPDHKGDTAGGSGGGEVFLQNAAASGPDPFTKSTARTEGASASPASLPPRTASATTEVSGSTPGLYGGTKSVSSCDVEQQVRYLSGEPAKNAAFASVIGISAADVPGYLRSLTPLQLRADTRVTNHGFKDGSATTYQAVLQSGTAVMVDGRGVTRVRCACGNPLTNPVAQKSPRTTGTPWQGFQSSQVVVVAPSVTVVNVFVVYDPQDDSWFARQHGDHGKHDKPTTPPPPPTTSPSASPSTSASTSTSPSTSPSVSPSSPSTSPSDTSPPSSLTPPSTASSPSTQSSAATKSSTESPGPQSGPVTNSSAADLTTTGQPAAARPAPVSSPVTSPSGSVSASRSVSASRSVTVPTPGPAPWI, from the coding sequence GTGACTTCCCACCCGCCGTCCGGCCCACCGTCGGTCCCGCCCACAGGTCCCCCCTCCGGCCCTCTCTCGGGCCCGAGTACACGCCCCGGGACCGCCGGTCCCCCACCGCCCCCCGGACCACCCCACGACGGTTCGGGGGGCGGCGACGGCTCGGGCGGCGGCTCGTCAGGTGGCGGCCCCGGAAGTGGCGGCGGCACCCCCGGCGGTCCCGGCGGCGCGGACGGCAACGGTCCCGGCGCCGGCGGGAACGGCGGCCACGGCAAGGGCCCCTGGTGGCGCTCCGTCCCCAAGGTCGCCTCGGTCACCGCCGTCCTGGTCGCGGTCGCGGCGCTCGCCGTCGTCCTCGCCAACCGCCCCGACCACAAGGGCGACACGGCGGGTGGTTCCGGCGGCGGCGAGGTCTTCCTCCAGAACGCCGCCGCCTCCGGTCCCGACCCGTTCACCAAGTCGACGGCCCGCACCGAGGGCGCCTCCGCCTCACCGGCCTCGCTGCCGCCCCGTACCGCTTCGGCCACCACCGAGGTCTCGGGGTCGACCCCCGGCCTCTACGGGGGGACCAAGTCGGTGAGCAGCTGCGACGTGGAGCAGCAGGTGCGCTACCTCTCGGGCGAGCCCGCGAAGAACGCGGCCTTCGCCTCGGTCATCGGCATCTCCGCCGCCGACGTGCCGGGCTATCTGCGCTCGCTGACCCCGCTTCAGCTCCGCGCCGACACCCGGGTGACGAACCACGGCTTCAAGGACGGCTCCGCCACCACCTATCAGGCGGTTCTCCAGTCCGGCACCGCGGTGATGGTCGACGGACGCGGGGTGACCCGGGTGCGCTGCGCCTGCGGGAATCCGCTGACCAATCCGGTGGCGCAGAAGTCGCCCAGGACGACGGGCACCCCGTGGCAGGGCTTCCAGTCCAGCCAGGTGGTCGTGGTGGCGCCGTCGGTGACGGTCGTGAACGTCTTCGTGGTGTACGACCCGCAGGACGACAGCTGGTTCGCACGGCAGCACGGCGACCACGGCAAGCACGACAAGCCGACTACGCCGCCTCCCCCGCCGACCACGTCCCCGTCGGCGTCGCCGTCCACCTCGGCCTCGACGTCCACCTCTCCGTCCACCTCTCCGTCCGTCTCGCCGTCCTCGCCGTCGACCTCCCCCTCGGACACCTCGCCGCCGTCGAGCCTGACCCCGCCGTCGACCGCCTCGTCACCGTCGACGCAGTCCTCGGCCGCGACGAAGTCGTCGACCGAGTCCCCGGGTCCGCAGTCCGGGCCCGTGACGAACAGTTCGGCGGCGGACCTGACGACCACCGGCCAGCCGGCCGCCGCCCGTCCGGCCCCGGTGAGTTCCCCGGTGACCTCCCCGTCCGGTTCCGTCTCGGCTTCGCGGTCCGTCTCCGCTTCACGGTCCGTCACCGTGCCGACGCCCGGACCCGCGCCCTGGATCTGA
- a CDS encoding DUF3626 domain-containing protein, giving the protein MTSKPPGTPRHDPADTPSRTHTHAHARRALAHVAARADGDPLDPSLRVTLNFHPYFLPLLADDGVYRSQFVTGTSNGGLTAHPGGDRHRWESRIFGAAYDRAAADSRPVYGALDFRRRPVGAAPRFGSAHLRLAAATLQRATFCYPDSYLEPTHFGVASRMNLIALAEAADQDPLDDYIEAQIHGPVVIGRDVEALVLDPSHRGTEVEEAARRLPCPVEWHRGFRVSVDVLRQHPGFRGRRYVELAARISVDGWLDPRIVQEAAGSGRYDPQDVKRVWHCLARFGAPAVG; this is encoded by the coding sequence ATGACGTCGAAGCCACCCGGGACACCGCGGCACGACCCGGCGGACACTCCGTCCCGTACCCATACCCACGCCCACGCGCGACGCGCCCTCGCCCATGTGGCCGCGCGCGCCGACGGTGATCCGCTCGATCCGTCCCTGCGGGTCACCCTCAACTTCCACCCGTACTTCCTCCCCCTGCTCGCCGACGACGGGGTCTACCGTTCCCAGTTCGTCACCGGCACCAGCAACGGCGGCCTCACCGCCCACCCCGGCGGCGACCGCCACCGCTGGGAGAGCCGCATCTTCGGTGCGGCCTACGACCGTGCCGCCGCCGACTCCCGTCCCGTCTACGGCGCCCTCGACTTCCGCCGCCGGCCCGTCGGCGCCGCTCCCCGCTTCGGCTCCGCCCATCTGCGCCTGGCCGCCGCCACCCTCCAGCGGGCGACCTTCTGCTACCCCGACAGCTACCTCGAGCCCACCCACTTCGGCGTCGCCTCCCGGATGAACCTGATCGCGCTCGCGGAGGCCGCCGACCAGGACCCGCTCGACGACTACATCGAGGCGCAGATCCACGGCCCCGTCGTGATCGGGCGCGACGTGGAGGCCCTGGTGCTCGATCCGAGCCACCGGGGTACGGAGGTGGAGGAGGCCGCGCGTCGACTGCCCTGCCCCGTCGAGTGGCACCGCGGCTTTCGCGTGTCCGTCGACGTGCTGCGGCAGCACCCCGGGTTCCGCGGTCGGCGGTACGTGGAACTCGCCGCCCGCATCTCCGTCGACGGGTGGCTCGACCCCCGGATCGTGCAGGAGGCGGCCGGGTCCGGGCGGTACGACCCCCAGGACGTGAAGCGGGTCTGGCACTGCCTGGCCCGGTTCGGGGCGCCGGCCGTCGGCTGA
- a CDS encoding universal stress protein codes for MNGAPAGPVGRVVVGVTGSLASLAALRYATALARRDGVPVLAVLAWEPPEGEALYARMPDRAWARTWAEDAHRRLEDAFVEGLGDLPADVVLEGRVVRGAPAAALCATADRPGDLLVLGSAPGRARWGRLRRRPVLRAVVRRAERPVLTVPGPALLPGEARVLRRNARTPESGRSRPTGTGVRVDGGVG; via the coding sequence GTGAACGGGGCTCCGGCGGGCCCCGTCGGCCGGGTCGTCGTCGGGGTGACCGGTTCGCTCGCCTCGCTCGCCGCCCTGCGGTACGCGACCGCCCTCGCCCGGCGTGACGGCGTCCCCGTCCTCGCGGTCCTCGCCTGGGAACCCCCGGAGGGTGAGGCGCTGTACGCCCGGATGCCCGACCGGGCCTGGGCGCGCACCTGGGCCGAGGATGCCCACCGCCGTCTGGAGGACGCCTTCGTCGAGGGTCTCGGCGACCTCCCCGCGGATGTGGTCCTGGAGGGCCGGGTGGTCAGGGGCGCCCCGGCGGCGGCGCTGTGCGCGACGGCCGACCGCCCCGGCGACCTGCTGGTCCTCGGCTCCGCACCGGGCCGGGCCCGGTGGGGGCGGCTGCGCCGCCGCCCGGTCCTGCGGGCGGTCGTACGGCGGGCGGAGCGCCCCGTGCTGACCGTGCCCGGTCCGGCCCTGCTGCCCGGCGAGGCCCGCGTGCTGCGCAGGAACGCCCGTACCCCCGAATCCGGTCGGAGCCGGCCGACCGGTACGGGAGTACGGGTGGACGGGGGAGTGGGCTGA
- a CDS encoding serine/threonine-protein kinase, whose protein sequence is MAGGPRDDDPELLAGRPSGLLGKEIAGYRVEGEIGRGGMAVVYRARDLRLDRTVALKLLAPELARNDTFRKRFAHESRVAASIDHPHIVPVFEAGETEGVLYIAMRYVAGQDLAALLDREGPLPPVKAGRIAVQVASALDAAHAHNLVHRDVKPGNILVAEGTDGDHPEHVYLTDFGLTKKSLSLTGFTTVGEFVGTLDYVAPEQISGKPVDGRCDVYGLACVVFETLTGAPPFRRDTDWAVLWAQQYDPPPPLSEVRPGLPAAADAVFARALAKTPEERYGTCLEFVAELRAALSSGEAGSVTGKRVEPVGPPRDPPAWARPVFREL, encoded by the coding sequence ATGGCCGGCGGACCGCGCGACGACGACCCGGAACTCCTCGCGGGGCGCCCCTCGGGCCTCCTCGGGAAGGAGATCGCGGGCTACCGCGTGGAGGGCGAGATCGGTCGCGGCGGCATGGCGGTCGTCTACCGGGCGCGTGACCTGCGGCTCGACCGTACGGTGGCGCTCAAGCTGCTCGCCCCCGAGCTGGCCCGCAACGACACCTTCCGCAAGCGCTTCGCGCACGAGTCACGGGTCGCCGCCTCCATCGACCACCCGCACATCGTGCCGGTCTTCGAGGCGGGCGAGACGGAGGGCGTGCTGTACATCGCCATGCGGTACGTGGCCGGGCAGGACCTGGCGGCCCTGCTCGACCGGGAGGGGCCGCTGCCCCCCGTGAAGGCCGGGCGGATCGCCGTACAGGTGGCGTCGGCCCTGGACGCGGCACACGCGCACAACCTGGTGCACCGGGACGTGAAGCCCGGCAACATCCTGGTCGCCGAAGGCACCGACGGCGACCACCCCGAGCACGTCTACCTCACGGACTTCGGCCTGACGAAGAAGTCGCTCTCGCTGACCGGGTTCACGACCGTGGGCGAGTTCGTCGGCACCCTGGACTACGTGGCGCCCGAGCAGATCTCGGGCAAGCCGGTGGACGGCCGCTGCGACGTGTACGGGCTCGCGTGCGTGGTCTTCGAGACCCTGACGGGGGCGCCGCCGTTCCGCCGCGACACGGACTGGGCGGTGTTGTGGGCGCAGCAGTACGACCCTCCTCCGCCGCTCTCCGAGGTCCGTCCGGGGCTGCCGGCCGCGGCGGACGCGGTGTTCGCGAGGGCGCTGGCGAAGACTCCCGAGGAGCGGTACGGGACCTGTCTGGAATTCGTCGCGGAGCTGCGCGCCGCCCTCTCCTCGGGGGAAGCGGGATCGGTCACGGGGAAGCGGGTCGAGCCGGTCGGTCCACCGCGCGACCCGCCCGCGTGGGCACGGCCGGTGTTCCGGGAGCTGTAG
- a CDS encoding FHA domain-containing protein gives MGERPVAPAAPHLVLEIDGDATRMNPSRVYRIGRDPTSDVVLSDARASWHHAVLGAVGARWTLTDEGSTNGTFTDGTRVAGAREVGPGTVVRFGHPADGPRAVLSASAPAEPEVRGARAEPEGGEAPVEPEARQASAEPVARPAPAEPEANSSPAGPDARRASAEPEAPSAPAEPEIQPPPVAPDLQPPEPPAPAVPREREPAPPPSVAHPAATGTFRRPTSVRPLPAHSIRIGRASDNDLVVSDLVVSRRHAELRAHPDGTYWIHDLGSHNGTFLNGRPVVDARVTADDIVGIGRSAFCLIGGQLVEFTDTGEVSLDVRSLAVTVDHGRRTLLDEVSFPVGEKCLLAVVGPSGAGKSTLLGALTGQRPADRGTVLYDGRDLYQDYAELRQRIGLVPQDDILHLQLTVRRALGYAAELRFPEDTVRAERQARVDEVIRELGLVERADQPIHSLSGGQRKRVSVALELLTKPSLLFLDEPTSGLDPGMDRSVMHMLRGLADDGRTVVVVTHSVLSLDVCDRLLVLAPGGRIAYYGPPEDALGFFGFAQWPEAFEAFENDRDRDWAGQFRSSLFHRRYVTDATARPDVPVPTNTASPVSPGSPVSPGSPAGHEPAPPPKAQSWSSQLRTLVRRYAAALSADRTFLVIMIALPFVMGAMARALSEGSFNPESTLNVLLILCVGGVLTGAANAVRELVKERTIYRRERAVGLSRSAYLASKVVVLGLITVVQSVVLTLVALIGVPLNVPDGKGVLMPPLIEITLAVALLAFTAMMLGLFVSALVRKEEVTMPLLVLLAIVQVVFCGALLTVRGTPVLEQLAWLVPSRWAFAAMGATIDIGKVAPSEKTADPLMHHTAEAWLFDMGMLVVLCLALGLVVARLLRRHEPVVMRR, from the coding sequence ATGGGAGAGCGACCCGTCGCGCCCGCGGCGCCTCATCTGGTCCTCGAGATCGACGGGGACGCGACGCGCATGAACCCGAGCCGCGTCTATCGCATCGGGCGCGACCCCACCAGCGACGTCGTACTGTCGGACGCCCGGGCGTCCTGGCACCACGCGGTGCTCGGCGCCGTGGGCGCCCGCTGGACCCTGACCGACGAGGGCAGCACGAACGGCACGTTCACGGACGGTACGCGGGTGGCCGGGGCGCGGGAGGTCGGTCCCGGGACGGTCGTACGGTTCGGGCATCCGGCGGACGGCCCCCGCGCGGTGCTTTCGGCGAGCGCGCCCGCGGAACCCGAGGTCAGGGGAGCGCGGGCGGAACCCGAGGGCGGGGAAGCGCCTGTGGAACCCGAGGCCCGGCAAGCGTCGGCAGAGCCCGTGGCAAGGCCGGCGCCGGCAGAGCCCGAGGCAAACAGCTCCCCGGCGGGACCCGATGCCCGGCGCGCGTCCGCGGAGCCCGAGGCCCCCAGCGCCCCGGCGGAGCCTGAAATCCAGCCACCCCCAGTCGCCCCCGACCTACAGCCTCCCGAGCCCCCCGCCCCCGCCGTACCCCGCGAACGCGAACCCGCCCCACCCCCCTCCGTCGCCCACCCCGCCGCCACCGGCACCTTCCGGCGGCCGACCTCCGTGCGGCCGTTGCCGGCCCACAGCATCCGTATCGGACGTGCCTCCGACAACGACCTCGTCGTCTCCGACCTGGTCGTCTCCCGGCGCCACGCCGAGCTCCGCGCGCACCCGGATGGCACGTACTGGATCCACGACCTCGGCAGCCACAACGGCACCTTCCTCAACGGCCGCCCCGTCGTCGACGCCCGGGTGACGGCGGACGACATCGTCGGCATCGGGCGCTCCGCGTTCTGTCTGATCGGCGGACAGCTCGTCGAGTTCACCGACACCGGCGAGGTGTCCCTCGACGTGCGGTCGCTCGCCGTCACCGTCGACCACGGTCGCCGCACGCTCCTCGACGAGGTGTCGTTCCCGGTGGGCGAGAAGTGCCTGCTCGCCGTCGTCGGGCCGTCCGGCGCCGGAAAGTCGACGCTCCTCGGCGCGCTCACCGGCCAGCGTCCCGCCGACCGGGGCACCGTGCTCTACGACGGCCGTGACCTGTACCAGGACTACGCCGAGCTGCGGCAGCGCATCGGGCTCGTCCCGCAGGACGACATCCTGCACCTCCAGCTCACCGTGCGCCGCGCCCTCGGCTACGCCGCCGAGCTGCGCTTCCCCGAGGACACCGTGCGCGCCGAGCGGCAGGCGCGGGTGGACGAGGTGATCCGCGAGCTGGGTCTCGTGGAGCGTGCGGACCAGCCGATCCACAGCCTCTCCGGCGGCCAGCGCAAGCGGGTGAGCGTCGCCCTCGAACTGCTCACCAAGCCGTCGCTCCTCTTCCTCGACGAGCCGACCTCCGGCCTCGACCCGGGCATGGACCGGTCCGTGATGCACATGCTGCGCGGGCTCGCGGACGACGGGCGGACGGTCGTCGTGGTCACCCACAGCGTGCTCAGTCTGGACGTGTGCGACCGGCTGCTCGTACTCGCCCCGGGCGGCCGGATCGCCTACTACGGGCCGCCCGAGGACGCCCTCGGCTTCTTCGGTTTCGCGCAGTGGCCGGAGGCCTTCGAGGCCTTCGAGAACGACCGGGACCGCGACTGGGCCGGGCAGTTCCGGTCGTCCCTCTTCCACCGCCGGTACGTCACGGACGCGACGGCCCGTCCGGACGTTCCCGTCCCCACCAACACCGCATCCCCCGTCTCCCCCGGCAGTCCCGTGTCCCCCGGCAGTCCCGCCGGCCACGAGCCCGCGCCCCCTCCCAAGGCGCAGAGCTGGTCCTCCCAGCTGCGGACCCTCGTACGGCGATACGCGGCGGCGCTCTCCGCCGACCGCACCTTCCTCGTCATCATGATCGCGCTGCCGTTCGTGATGGGCGCGATGGCCAGGGCCCTGTCCGAGGGCAGTTTCAACCCCGAGTCGACGTTGAACGTCCTGCTGATCCTCTGTGTGGGCGGGGTCCTCACGGGCGCGGCGAACGCCGTGCGCGAGCTGGTCAAGGAACGCACGATCTACCGGCGCGAGAGAGCCGTCGGGCTGTCCCGCTCCGCGTACCTCGCCTCCAAGGTGGTGGTCCTCGGGCTGATCACGGTCGTGCAGTCGGTGGTCCTGACCCTGGTGGCCCTGATCGGCGTTCCGCTGAACGTGCCCGACGGCAAGGGCGTCCTGATGCCCCCGCTCATCGAGATCACCCTCGCCGTCGCCCTCCTCGCCTTCACCGCGATGATGCTCGGCCTGTTCGTGTCGGCGCTCGTGCGCAAGGAGGAGGTGACGATGCCGCTGCTCGTCCTCCTCGCCATCGTGCAGGTGGTGTTCTGCGGCGCCCTCCTGACGGTACGGGGCACCCCCGTCCTGGAGCAGCTGGCCTGGCTGGTGCCCTCGCGCTGGGCGTTCGCGGCGATGGGCGCGACGATCGACATCGGGAAGGTCGCACCGAGCGAGAAGACGGCGGATCCGCTGATGCATCACACGGCGGAGGCCTGGTTGTTCGACATGGGCATGCTGGTCGTGCTCTGTCTCGCCCTCGGTCTGGTCGTGGCGCGGCTCCTGCGGCGCCACGAGCCGGTCGTGATGCGGAGGTAG